DNA sequence from the Pedobacter sp. W3I1 genome:
TACGGACCGTGATTAATAAACGGTTTAAATCAGGTGGTTTCGAAATAAAATCGAAAGCTCCTTTTTTACTGGCTTCAATGGCAGTTTCAACTGTTCCATGACCGGATATCATAATGAATGGCAAATCGGGTTTAATGAGCTGTGCCTGTTCGAGCACTTCCATACCATCCATCTTATTCATCTTGATATCGCAAAGTACCAGATCGAAATTTCCTTTTTTGATCATTTCGAGGCCATCAATACCGTTATCGATATCTTCAACATCGTAATTTTCGTACTCCAGAATTTCGCGTAAAGTACTCCTTATCGCACGCTCATCGTCAATTATTAATAATTTAGCCATTAGAGATGTATTCTTTAGTTTTGAAATGCGAATATATTATTTTTTAGTTAATGTATAGTTTTTTATACAATTTATCCGCTATAAACCTTAAAAGATGCGAAAGGTTTTAATAAACATAATCCAGTTTGAACTTACGTAAATCGGGCTTTTGCTTTTTAGCTCTTTTTAATTCGAGCTCATAAATGGCACGTCCCAGGTTTTTCATAAAAGGAAAACAAACCGTTTCGTATTCGTACTTATTATCGTTAAATATGCCATCCTCGTTGCTCTGTACTACCGCCGTTAAGAAATATTCAATTCCATTTTTAAAATCAACGAAATAAGAATTATCGATGATGTAGCCATAGCTATCGCCATATTTATTAAAGATTCTAATATTTGGATCTGGTGTTACCTGTTCTCTTCCATAATACAGCATCTTTGCGTAGGTTGTCCAAAATTCTTTTGGATCGTATTTGGGAAAATCGCTTTCAGTAGGGTATTTACTCATATAAGTGTAAATAAGCTTATAATCTTCTGGTGTAAGATTAAACTGTTCTTTCACTGGGAAAGCCTCAGGAAAAATTAATTTCTGCATGAGCTTTTGTTGGTCGTTAATGGCGAAGGCATTTTTGCCTGCTAAGCTGAAAGGCTTGTTTACTAACTTGTTTGTACTATCCATATATCCGGTGCCCATTACCAGATTCGTCAATTTCAATTCATATTCTTTTGGATCGTACTGCGCTGCTTGATCATACACCAAATGATCTCCATTATAAAACTTAATGGGATTGGTATGTTTGGCAGATTCGCCGGCATCGCCAATGGCCAGGCGGTTTAAAATACGGCTATCGTTTAATCCGTTTGCTTTCAGTTTTTCATTAATTTCTGCCCGGCTAATAAATTCGAATAAACGGTTAAAAGCATCGTTATCGCTGGTAAGCAAAATCTTTTTAACATAATGTTCTATTGATGGAAGCCCGTTTTTAGCACTTGTATCTTTTAAAACTTTGGTTTGTCCTTTATAGGCGCTATCAGTAATCATGGTGCTTTTGGCTGTTAAACCAGTGTTTTTTAACCGGTTTACCTTTTCCAGGGCAAAAATCACCGCAGCAAGTTTAACCGTACTGGCGGGATAAAAATAATGGTGCGGATCTAAATTATAGCTAAACGTTTTAAAAGCAGGTCTATTCTTTACATCACGGTTAACCTGGGTATATAGAATTTGTATTTCGTTTTTATGTGGATGATGGAGCACCGAAGAAAAAAGTTCGGGTTTGCTTTCCATCATTTTCTTCAGAAAAACAGTATCGGTTTTTTGTGCCATAGCAGATATGCCGATTAACGAAAATGCAATAATTAAAATCCTTTTCATGAGTAAAAATTTGATTCCTAATTTAGCCTTTTCTATTAAAATCACCATTTTCCATCATCCATTTTACATGTTGTTTAATTTTGTTACTTTTGCAGCGCTTTTGGTTTCCGGCTTTACACCCGGAATTAAAAGGGAATACAGTGTAAATCTGTAACTGTCCCGCAGCTGTAAGCTCCTTAACGGATTTCCAATCAATCTGCCACTGTTCCGACTCGTTCGGCATGGGAAGGCCGGAAACCCGGGAGTAAGTCAGAAGACCTGCCTTCAGCATTTAATTTCATAGCTTTCGGGGATTGAAGCTAGGATTGAGATACATAACGTTTTTCGTATTTTCATTTCCTTTCCTAATCTGTTGGCTGTGGGCAAAACCACAATCAAATGAACAAAAAAAGAATGCTAACTGTAGCCAGTCTAGGGCTAGCGCAGTTAATGATTAGCCAGGTGGCTAATGCTCAAAATCAAGACAGTTTACAGCTTAAAGATGTTGTAATTTCTGCGACAAAAAACGATCAGAAACAATCGCAAACAGGTAAAGTGGTCAGCATTATCAGTCGCGAAGTACTCGAACGCAGTAACGGCAAATCATTACCGGATTTATTAAACGAACAGGCTGGTATCATCATCAGCGGAGGAAACAG
Encoded proteins:
- a CDS encoding serine hydrolase, encoding MKRILIIAFSLIGISAMAQKTDTVFLKKMMESKPELFSSVLHHPHKNEIQILYTQVNRDVKNRPAFKTFSYNLDPHHYFYPASTVKLAAVIFALEKVNRLKNTGLTAKSTMITDSAYKGQTKVLKDTSAKNGLPSIEHYVKKILLTSDNDAFNRLFEFISRAEINEKLKANGLNDSRILNRLAIGDAGESAKHTNPIKFYNGDHLVYDQAAQYDPKEYELKLTNLVMGTGYMDSTNKLVNKPFSLAGKNAFAINDQQKLMQKLIFPEAFPVKEQFNLTPEDYKLIYTYMSKYPTESDFPKYDPKEFWTTYAKMLYYGREQVTPDPNIRIFNKYGDSYGYIIDNSYFVDFKNGIEYFLTAVVQSNEDGIFNDNKYEYETVCFPFMKNLGRAIYELELKRAKKQKPDLRKFKLDYVY